The sequence below is a genomic window from Paenibacillus sp. DCT19.
GGTGAAACGGAACAACTGCAGGATCTTGCGAAATACCAAGTGTTAATCTATCCTCATCCTGCCATTTTACGAGAAGATACAGCTGAGATGCTTCAGAAATATGTAGAAAATGGTGGGTCAGTTGTATTCGGCTGCCGGACAGGGTACAAAAATGAGTCTGGTCATTGTCGTATGCAGCCGCTGCCAGGTCCAGTTGCAGAACTCAGTGGCATTCAAGTTGAGGATTTTACAATGGTTAATGGTACAGCTAGTCCAGTAAGCGTACAACTGAGCCAACATACGAACCTGTTTAATGCTCCAAGCTTCAATGATATTCTGCGGGTACATGCAGATACGGTTGAAGTGCTCGGCACATATGCATCCAGTTATTATAAAGGTAAACCGGCATTAACGGTTAATCGTGTTGGTAAAGGCAAGGTATATTATTGGGGAGCAGCCTTTGATCTGTCCGTAGCAGCTGAGCTGTTAAGTCAGCTTCAGATTACATCTCCACTTAAGGACTGGTGCGAGGTGCCTGAAACGGTTGAGGTCGCTATTCGTGCTGATGATCATGATGAACTCGTATTCTTACTGAACTACAGTAGTGAAGCAGCCGAGATTAAGCTTCATGTACCTACAGAAGAGTTGCTCCAGGGCAGCCAGCTTCAAGGGACGGTTACGCTGGAACCTTATGGGGTATGGGTCCTGAAGAGATAGAGCGCGAGCAGACAGAAGATAGTACGATGAGCATTAGTTGTTCATTGTACTATCTTTTTTTGTTTTCACACGTTGGCTTATAGGTAGGAAAATTGTTCATCAAGTCAAGCGGGCTAACGGGTTTAGATAAAATGATTTCACTTAGATTACATATAATGGAGTGACGCGTGTCGTTTTATCCTCTATAGTAGTATATAGTACAGACAAGCGTTAAGGAGTCCTTATATGAGCAAACAAGCCATTCCTTTGAATTCGTTGACTGAGGTCACGAACGGAGGACATATTATTTATTTTTTCGAGGATTTCAATAGTTATGTTGATAATGCTGTATCTTATATCGTAACGGGGATCGATCAAGGTCATCATATATTACTTATTGAGGAAGCTGTCACATACGATAAGATTTTGCAAAAGCTTAAAGACAGTATATCTCATGATCAGCTTCAATATCTTCATTATGCTAACAATACAGAATACTATGGAGAACATGGTAACTTTGAGTTCCAACATATTCTTGCACATTTTGAAGATATCATGGGCTTCATTCAGGAACAAAACAAGCCTATACGCACTTGGGCGAATGTGATGACATGGGGAGATCACCCGGAAAAGCAGATTCTAGAAAATCTAGTCACTTATGAACGGCAAACCACCTGTGTTGTTCGGGATAATGGAATGTTGTCGGTTTGCGCCTATAATACGGAGATGATCTCTTCCTCATTACAGCTTAAATTAATGAGAGAGCATGAATACATGATGACAGATATGGAGTTTGTAAAATCCCCTCTGTATCACTATCGTGCTTCGGACGACGTGATTTTCCCGTCGTTATCGGTTCAAAGTCAATTGTTGTATGAACAAAAGCATCTAAAGATCGAAAAAGAAGCGGTGGAAATGGCTAGCCAAGTTAAAAGTGATTTCATAACAACGATGAATCATGAGATTAGAACACCGATGAATGGTTTGCTGGGCATCTCTGAGTTATTAGCAGCTACTGAACTGAATGCTGAACAGAGAGAGTATGTCACCACAATACAAAGTAGCGGAAAGTCTCTGCTTCGTATTGTTAATGATATCTTAGATTTTAATAAGCTGGAATCAAGCTACGATCAATTGTTAAGTGAGCCTTTCAATCCTCGTGAATCCGTCAAGGAAATGTTGGATATCCTTCATACCGCAATCTCGGAAAAAAATCTTCAAGTGAATATATCCATAGATTCTCGTATTCCACAGATTGTTGTTGGAGATGATGGTCGATTCAGACAGGTATTGCTGAATTTATTAGGAAATGCCGTGAAATTCACTCCTGTAGGAAGCATCGGCATTAATGTTGTACTTCTAAATGCCGATGGCAGCAAGCTTAAAATGCAAGTCAGCATACAGGATACGGGGACGGGAATACCCCAGGACAAGCGAAGCCAGCTGTTTCTACCATTTTACCGAGTGGATAACAGCATTACCCGACAAACAGAAGGAACAGGTCTTGGGTTAGCAATCTGTAAACGGATCATAGAGCTGATGAATGGGGACATACGCCTTGAAGACGAGCATAATGATACCCCAGGCACTACGATCACGTTCACTGCGGAGTTTAATAAATATCTAGAGGTTGATCTTTGAACTGGTATCATCGAA
It includes:
- a CDS encoding ATP-binding protein, whose translation is MSKQAIPLNSLTEVTNGGHIIYFFEDFNSYVDNAVSYIVTGIDQGHHILLIEEAVTYDKILQKLKDSISHDQLQYLHYANNTEYYGEHGNFEFQHILAHFEDIMGFIQEQNKPIRTWANVMTWGDHPEKQILENLVTYERQTTCVVRDNGMLSVCAYNTEMISSSLQLKLMREHEYMMTDMEFVKSPLYHYRASDDVIFPSLSVQSQLLYEQKHLKIEKEAVEMASQVKSDFITTMNHEIRTPMNGLLGISELLAATELNAEQREYVTTIQSSGKSLLRIVNDILDFNKLESSYDQLLSEPFNPRESVKEMLDILHTAISEKNLQVNISIDSRIPQIVVGDDGRFRQVLLNLLGNAVKFTPVGSIGINVVLLNADGSKLKMQVSIQDTGTGIPQDKRSQLFLPFYRVDNSITRQTEGTGLGLAICKRIIELMNGDIRLEDEHNDTPGTTITFTAEFNKYLEVDL